In Gemmatimonadaceae bacterium, a single genomic region encodes these proteins:
- a CDS encoding polysaccharide deacetylase family protein: MEKPLVRQVLRAAKSVLLSAVHRTGVLDRVRDSRWRQQRLLILAYHGVSLDDEHQWNPELYMSPSKFESRLAALERGSYTVLPLADALVALDQSRLPPRSVALTFDDGSFDFSARVFPALKAHGFPATVYLTTYYCEYNRPVFGPACSYMLWKARHIGSLNVRALTGADRSFPLASAGSRDSVVQAMLDAAARDHMTAREKDEMAGRLAQLIGVDYDELRAKRILHLMNTEEVTELAAQGVDFQLHTHRHRIVDDAESVRREIRDNRVRIERLTNQPARHFCYPSGLYDRALLPSLESEQVESATTCDPGLVSSRSSRLLLPRFVDTQLVSDAKFDGWLSGAAALLPGRRSYGRLHV; encoded by the coding sequence ATGGAAAAGCCACTAGTGCGTCAGGTCCTCCGGGCGGCGAAATCGGTCCTTCTTAGTGCGGTGCATCGCACCGGCGTGCTCGATCGCGTCCGCGACAGCCGTTGGCGCCAGCAGCGTCTCCTGATCCTCGCGTACCACGGTGTATCCCTCGATGACGAGCATCAATGGAATCCCGAGCTCTACATGTCGCCATCGAAGTTCGAGTCGCGGCTCGCTGCGCTCGAACGGGGCAGCTACACCGTGCTGCCGCTCGCCGACGCACTCGTTGCGCTCGATCAGTCTCGTCTCCCTCCCCGCAGTGTTGCCTTGACCTTCGACGACGGCTCCTTCGATTTCTCTGCCCGGGTCTTTCCCGCGTTGAAGGCGCACGGCTTCCCGGCAACTGTCTACCTCACCACCTATTACTGCGAGTACAACCGACCGGTGTTCGGGCCAGCCTGCTCGTACATGCTCTGGAAGGCGCGGCATATCGGTTCGCTGAACGTCCGTGCTCTGACTGGTGCGGACCGCTCTTTCCCGCTGGCAAGTGCCGGCAGCCGAGATTCCGTCGTGCAGGCGATGCTCGACGCGGCCGCGCGCGATCATATGACCGCTCGCGAGAAAGACGAGATGGCCGGCCGGTTAGCGCAACTCATCGGAGTCGACTACGATGAGCTCCGCGCGAAGCGGATCCTGCACCTGATGAACACCGAGGAAGTCACCGAGCTTGCGGCTCAGGGCGTTGACTTCCAGTTACACACGCATCGTCACCGGATCGTTGACGACGCGGAGTCGGTCCGCCGCGAGATCCGCGACAACCGCGTGCGAATCGAGCGCCTAACGAATCAGCCGGCGCGTCATTTCTGCTATCCATCCGGGCTCTACGACCGCGCGCTGCTGCCGTCTCTCGAGAGCGAGCAGGTGGAGAGCGCGACCACCTGCGATCCTGGCCTCGTCAGCTCCCGAAGCTCGCGGCTGCTCTTGCCGCGCTTCGTGGATACTCAGCTCGTGTCGGACGCGAAGTTCGACGGATGGCTCAGCGGCGCCGCCGCATTATTGCCGGGCCGGCGCAGTTATGGACGGTTGCATGTTTGA
- a CDS encoding O-acetylhomoserine aminocarboxypropyltransferase/cysteine synthase family protein, whose translation MHRETIALHYGYTADESAPTTAVPIYQSAAYEFESAEHAAALFNLEVDGFRYSRISNPTTNVLERRVAAMEGGLEALCVSSGQAAMHFATLNVTAPGTNIVSVPQLYGTTYTLFAHLLPKMGVTVRFAANDTSAAIDELIDDDTRAVYCESVGNPAGNVCDIDALAKVAHAHGVPLIVDNTVPTPILLRPIEFGADIVVHSLTKFMGGHGTTMGGIIVDSGQFPWVKHASRFPMFTEPDVSYHDLVYTEQFGAVAYIGRCRSVYQRTLGSVLSPFNAFLLLQGIESVALRMERHVENARRVAEFLRDDVRVEWLNYAGFPESPYYALAQRYLGGRASSIMTFGIRGGLTAGTRFYNALGLIKRVVNLGDSKSLACHPASTTHRQMTPAEQVKAGVSPEMIRLSIGIEHIDDILADLDQALEAAAPIRPSAQPPTTAPSRDFVSQASTQ comes from the coding sequence ATGCATCGCGAGACCATCGCGCTCCACTACGGCTACACCGCCGACGAATCCGCGCCCACGACCGCGGTCCCGATCTACCAGTCGGCTGCGTACGAATTCGAGAGCGCCGAGCATGCGGCGGCGCTCTTCAATCTCGAGGTCGATGGCTTTCGCTACTCGCGCATCAGCAATCCGACGACGAACGTGCTCGAGCGGCGCGTCGCCGCGATGGAGGGTGGCCTCGAAGCGCTCTGCGTGAGCTCCGGCCAGGCGGCGATGCATTTCGCCACGCTCAACGTGACGGCGCCCGGCACCAATATCGTGTCCGTGCCCCAGCTCTACGGAACCACGTACACGCTCTTCGCGCATCTGCTTCCGAAGATGGGTGTCACCGTGCGTTTCGCGGCCAACGACACGTCGGCCGCGATCGACGAACTCATCGACGACGACACCCGCGCCGTCTACTGCGAGAGCGTGGGCAATCCGGCGGGGAATGTTTGCGACATCGACGCACTCGCGAAGGTCGCGCATGCGCATGGCGTGCCGCTCATCGTCGACAACACCGTGCCGACGCCGATCCTGCTGCGGCCGATCGAGTTCGGTGCCGACATCGTCGTGCACTCGCTCACGAAGTTCATGGGGGGCCACGGCACGACGATGGGCGGGATCATCGTCGACAGCGGGCAATTCCCATGGGTGAAGCATGCGAGCCGCTTTCCGATGTTCACGGAGCCGGACGTGTCCTATCACGACCTCGTGTACACGGAGCAGTTCGGTGCGGTGGCATATATCGGCCGCTGCCGAAGTGTGTACCAGCGCACGCTCGGCTCCGTGCTCTCCCCGTTCAATGCATTCTTGCTGCTACAAGGGATCGAATCGGTCGCGCTACGCATGGAGCGGCACGTCGAGAATGCGCGGCGGGTGGCGGAGTTTCTTCGCGACGATGTGCGCGTCGAGTGGCTGAATTACGCCGGCTTCCCGGAGAGTCCGTACTATGCGCTCGCGCAGAGGTACCTCGGCGGCCGCGCCTCTAGCATCATGACCTTCGGCATTCGGGGCGGCCTGACGGCGGGCACACGCTTTTACAATGCGCTCGGCCTCATCAAGCGCGTTGTCAATCTCGGCGACTCGAAGTCGCTCGCCTGCCATCCGGCCTCGACGACACATCGGCAGATGACGCCCGCCGAGCAAGTCAAAGCGGGCGTCTCGCCGGAGATGATCCGGCTCAGCATCGGAATCGAGCACATCGACGACATTCTTGCGGATCTCGACCAGGCGCTCGAAGCTGCCGCCCCGATCCGACCGAGTGCGCAGCCGCCGACCACCGCGCCCAGTCGCGACTTTGTTTCGCAAGCATCCACACAATGA
- a CDS encoding pyridoxal-dependent decarboxylase, whose amino-acid sequence MSASAVKDPIPPVVALFPSSDERMRLDDYLTRELLWANERVARGSVVPTLDIDGLRSELAHFDFRTPVELEELLPWTIAQLEKGVVHLTNPRYFGLFNPSPSFPALCGDRLTGAFNPQLATATTSPAAVEIESHVIRAIARRAGLPPASRGHFTSGGSEANYTAVLCALTRANDRFALEGARSFSGQPVFYISRESHLAWVKIAHQAGIGRRGVRQVPTDGRGRMDANALARMLNDDAASGCVPVLIVATAGTTNAGMIDPIGKCADLARDRGLWLHVDAAWGGAVLASERLRDALSGIERATSITIDAHKWLATTMGCGMFITRDPEILASTFQVSTGFMPSNTAMVDPYVTTAQWSRRFLGLRLFLSLGAAGWPGYAQHVERSVDLIASLRESLKARRWRIANDSSLAVLCVEPPLGAPDARTLAKRVLASGRAWVAVATYEGRDVIRICLTHGEATIADIHELVAALTDACSAVPNDGTATDVNVVAPRFLTPSSRGHDG is encoded by the coding sequence ATGAGCGCGTCCGCCGTGAAGGACCCGATACCGCCTGTTGTGGCTCTTTTCCCGTCGTCCGACGAGCGCATGCGACTCGACGACTATCTCACGCGGGAGCTGCTGTGGGCAAACGAGCGCGTGGCGCGCGGCTCCGTGGTGCCAACCTTGGATATCGACGGGCTGCGCTCCGAGCTCGCACATTTCGATTTTCGGACACCGGTTGAGCTCGAGGAGCTGTTACCGTGGACGATTGCACAGCTCGAGAAAGGCGTCGTCCACCTGACGAATCCGCGCTACTTCGGCTTGTTCAACCCGTCGCCGAGTTTCCCGGCGCTCTGTGGTGATCGCCTAACGGGAGCGTTCAATCCGCAGCTCGCGACCGCTACGACGTCGCCGGCTGCCGTGGAGATCGAGTCACATGTGATTCGTGCGATCGCGCGACGCGCGGGACTGCCGCCGGCGTCGAGAGGTCACTTCACCTCGGGCGGATCCGAAGCGAATTACACCGCGGTCCTCTGCGCGTTGACACGTGCGAACGATCGGTTCGCTCTGGAGGGCGCGCGCTCCTTCAGCGGACAGCCGGTGTTCTACATCTCGCGCGAGAGTCACCTGGCTTGGGTCAAGATCGCGCACCAGGCAGGCATCGGCCGCCGCGGTGTTAGGCAGGTCCCGACGGACGGGCGCGGTCGCATGGATGCGAACGCGCTCGCCCGGATGTTGAACGACGATGCTGCGAGCGGCTGCGTACCTGTCCTGATCGTCGCCACCGCCGGCACGACCAACGCCGGAATGATCGATCCGATCGGCAAATGCGCGGACCTCGCGCGCGATCGCGGGCTCTGGCTGCACGTCGACGCGGCGTGGGGCGGCGCGGTACTCGCCTCCGAACGGTTGCGCGACGCGCTCTCGGGCATCGAGCGCGCGACCTCCATCACTATCGATGCGCACAAGTGGCTCGCGACGACGATGGGTTGCGGCATGTTCATCACGCGCGATCCCGAGATCTTGGCGTCGACCTTTCAGGTATCGACGGGGTTCATGCCGTCCAACACCGCCATGGTCGACCCGTACGTCACCACGGCGCAATGGTCGCGGCGATTCCTCGGCCTTCGGCTGTTCCTGTCGCTCGGCGCCGCGGGCTGGCCTGGCTACGCACAGCACGTGGAGCGGTCCGTCGACCTCATTGCGAGCCTCCGCGAGTCATTGAAGGCTCGACGGTGGCGTATCGCGAACGACTCGTCGCTCGCGGTGCTCTGCGTCGAGCCGCCGCTCGGCGCGCCCGACGCGCGCACGCTCGCGAAGCGTGTGCTGGCCTCCGGACGCGCCTGGGTGGCGGTCGCGACCTACGAGGGACGGGACGTGATCAGAATCTGCTTAACGCATGGCGAGGCAACGATAGCGGACATTCACGAGCTCGTCGCCGCGCTGACCGATGCATGTTCGGCGGTACCTAACGACGGAACCGCCACTGACGTGAACGTTGTTGCACCGCGCTTTCTCACTCCTAGCTCTCGAGGGCACGATGGCTGA
- a CDS encoding acyl carrier protein has protein sequence MADSIRTTIVSHFEQIATEQRHKLADLTDDRPLMESGLDSLAFAVLVARLEDALGVDPFGASQSGEFPVTFGDFVQMYEKLNENVAT, from the coding sequence ATGGCTGACAGCATCCGAACAACGATCGTTTCTCACTTCGAGCAGATCGCCACCGAGCAAAGGCACAAGCTGGCCGACCTCACGGACGATCGACCGCTCATGGAATCCGGTCTCGATTCGCTCGCCTTCGCGGTGCTCGTCGCTCGGCTCGAGGACGCACTCGGAGTCGACCCCTTTGGCGCCTCGCAAAGCGGCGAGTTTCCCGTCACGTTCGGCGACTTCGTACAGATGTACGAGAAACTGAACGAGAACGTCGCTACGTAG
- a CDS encoding homoserine O-succinyltransferase — MSNAPFDSPGEAMQTRRCAREPIVIGLVNNMPDAALQTTEEQFSALLRVAGIDDDVRLRLFSFPELIRGEIGRAYVAEHYEPIDALWSGEFDGLIVTGAEPRTASLPDEVYWQSLTRLVDIANESHTPTVWSCLAAHAAVRYLDGIERQRLPKKISGLFRCTKIADHPLVAGLPFSWRIPHSRLNTLDPEQLRAAGYEILSFSDEAGVDAFIQRRQALFLFYQGHPEYHADTLLREYRRDVGRFLDGTMTKYPEMPRGYFAADRAREFAGFRARAQRSRTPRLLEEFPSIDGSEKTPHVWRDIGVRLYANWLAVLAEHRHAAAAHAHATSR, encoded by the coding sequence ATGAGCAACGCGCCCTTCGACTCGCCGGGTGAAGCGATGCAGACGCGTCGATGTGCGCGCGAGCCGATCGTGATTGGCCTCGTGAACAACATGCCCGACGCGGCGCTGCAGACGACGGAGGAGCAGTTCAGCGCCTTGCTCCGCGTCGCCGGTATCGACGACGACGTGCGACTCCGGCTGTTCTCGTTCCCCGAGCTCATTCGCGGTGAAATTGGCCGCGCGTACGTCGCTGAACACTACGAACCGATCGACGCGCTGTGGAGTGGTGAGTTCGACGGCCTGATTGTGACCGGCGCCGAGCCTCGGACAGCGAGTCTGCCTGACGAAGTCTATTGGCAGTCACTCACGCGTCTCGTCGACATCGCAAACGAGAGCCACACGCCGACGGTTTGGTCGTGCCTCGCCGCGCACGCCGCTGTGCGGTACCTCGACGGAATCGAGCGGCAACGACTTCCGAAAAAGATCTCCGGGCTCTTTCGCTGCACCAAAATTGCCGATCATCCGTTGGTCGCTGGTCTGCCGTTCAGTTGGCGGATTCCACACTCGCGGCTCAACACGCTCGATCCGGAGCAGCTTCGTGCGGCAGGATACGAGATCCTGTCGTTCTCGGATGAAGCAGGCGTCGACGCATTCATTCAGCGACGCCAGGCGTTGTTCCTGTTCTATCAAGGACATCCAGAGTACCACGCGGACACACTGCTCCGTGAGTATCGCCGCGACGTTGGGCGATTTCTCGACGGAACGATGACGAAATATCCAGAGATGCCGCGCGGTTACTTCGCGGCCGACAGGGCCCGCGAATTCGCCGGCTTTCGGGCGCGCGCGCAACGAAGTCGCACGCCCAGGCTCTTGGAGGAATTTCCGAGCATCGATGGCAGCGAAAAGACGCCGCACGTCTGGCGAGACATCGGCGTTCGGTTGTATGCCAATTGGCTCGCGGTTCTCGCCGAGCATCGGCACGCGGCGGCAGCGCACGCGCACGCTACCTCACGATAG